A region from the Geobacter benzoatilyticus genome encodes:
- a CDS encoding AI-2E family transporter has translation MSFRRCSVTTYLKENYPFIVAVVLVFAGVALAWSLSSIFLPILLALILAYVLNPAVSWLEGKRVPRVVAIVFVMAAIVLGCVAAVAFFAGSVQNEFAAVQINLPEYANRLYGLIPEKVKVYLEIETPEKLSSRFELIVNELRGISFDIVREAYAFLKTAFTSTLGVILTVVGYFITPVYLYYFLADFPRFREGFLKLVPERSRDWAIGLGREIDGVLSAFVRGQLSVCAILAVLYSIGLSLIGIDLAIVIGSLSGILFIIPYVGTVFGIVVSMIMAFLKFHDLLHPLLCLGWFVIVQAIEGAVITPAIVGNRVGLHPVVAIIALFVGGQWFGIFGMLLAVPVAAVLKVFLRHLAEWYLTTTYYRGA, from the coding sequence GTGTCTTTTCGGCGCTGTTCTGTGACCACTTACCTGAAAGAAAATTACCCATTCATAGTTGCCGTAGTTTTGGTTTTTGCCGGGGTTGCCCTTGCCTGGTCCCTGAGCTCTATTTTTTTGCCGATTCTACTGGCGTTGATTCTTGCTTATGTGCTGAATCCTGCCGTGTCCTGGCTTGAAGGCAAGAGAGTGCCCAGGGTTGTGGCCATTGTCTTTGTCATGGCCGCCATTGTGCTCGGATGCGTAGCTGCGGTTGCCTTTTTCGCCGGCTCCGTCCAAAACGAGTTTGCTGCGGTGCAGATCAATCTTCCGGAATATGCGAACCGCCTTTACGGCCTTATTCCTGAAAAGGTTAAGGTTTATCTCGAGATAGAAACCCCCGAAAAGCTCTCCAGTCGGTTCGAACTTATCGTGAATGAGTTGCGTGGAATCTCCTTCGATATAGTTCGTGAGGCTTATGCGTTTTTAAAAACAGCTTTCACTTCGACCTTGGGGGTTATCCTGACGGTTGTTGGTTATTTCATTACCCCGGTTTATCTCTACTATTTTCTTGCTGATTTTCCGCGGTTCAGGGAAGGTTTCCTGAAACTTGTGCCTGAACGTTCACGTGATTGGGCCATCGGGCTCGGCAGGGAAATTGATGGGGTCCTCTCGGCCTTCGTGCGCGGCCAGTTGTCTGTCTGTGCCATCTTGGCCGTTCTCTACAGCATCGGCCTTTCTCTCATCGGCATTGATCTGGCGATTGTGATCGGGAGCCTCTCGGGCATCCTTTTCATCATACCCTATGTGGGAACCGTCTTTGGCATCGTAGTTTCAATGATTATGGCGTTTCTCAAGTTTCACGATCTGCTCCATCCGCTTCTGTGCCTCGGCTGGTTCGTCATAGTTCAGGCCATTGAGGGGGCGGTTATCACTCCTGCAATAGTCGGAAACCGGGTTGGGCTCCATCCTGTCGTGGCCATTATTGCCCTGTTCGTCGGGGGGCAGTGGTTCGGCATATTCGGCATGCTCCTGGCGGTCCCGGTAGCTGCCGTGCTTAAGGTATTTCTTCGCCATCTCGCAGAATGGTATCTCACTACGACATATTACCGGGGAGCATAA
- a CDS encoding cytochrome c3 family protein: MNFRFIPVICLLLLTCALPAVAKETKNISYKLKNAEPVVFSHDIHLAKYNNNCRICHNTLFNLKTRKRFTMIEMEQGKSCGACHTGIKAFSVSDDAECNRCHKGKPRPVVFKMKGATDAVFQHEAHVPKLGGKCRTCHSNKTITGARKATMAQMEKGLSCGACHNDKKAFTVAGNCGKCHNGMAPPKTVPFKIKGTADAVFSHEFHLEMYKCADCHTKTFAYRAGAKHYTMNQMAAGKSCGACHNGKDAFASTGDCGKCHPGLKPAKLTYKTSMGEAFFDHEFHLGMFKCADCHTKIFKYKKGASSATMAQMEAGSSCGTCHNGNDAFSVKDDCIKCHNM, from the coding sequence ATGAATTTCCGTTTCATTCCTGTTATCTGTCTGCTGCTACTGACATGTGCGCTGCCTGCCGTAGCCAAAGAAACCAAAAACATCTCATACAAGCTGAAAAATGCCGAACCGGTCGTATTCAGTCACGATATTCACCTTGCAAAGTATAACAACAACTGCCGTATTTGCCATAACACTCTCTTCAATCTGAAGACCCGTAAACGCTTCACAATGATTGAAATGGAGCAGGGAAAATCATGCGGCGCCTGTCACACAGGGATAAAAGCATTCAGTGTATCCGACGATGCCGAATGTAATCGTTGCCACAAGGGTAAGCCCCGGCCGGTTGTGTTTAAAATGAAGGGAGCCACCGACGCGGTTTTCCAGCACGAAGCACATGTTCCCAAACTTGGCGGCAAATGTCGCACCTGTCACAGCAACAAGACCATAACCGGCGCCAGAAAAGCCACCATGGCGCAGATGGAGAAGGGTCTGTCCTGCGGTGCCTGCCATAACGACAAGAAGGCCTTCACGGTTGCCGGCAACTGCGGCAAATGCCACAATGGAATGGCTCCGCCGAAGACCGTACCGTTTAAAATCAAGGGAACTGCCGATGCCGTCTTCAGCCATGAGTTCCACCTGGAGATGTACAAATGCGCCGATTGCCACACCAAGACCTTCGCATACCGCGCAGGCGCCAAACACTACACCATGAATCAGATGGCTGCCGGGAAATCATGCGGGGCCTGCCATAACGGCAAGGACGCCTTCGCCTCCACCGGCGACTGCGGCAAATGCCATCCCGGCCTCAAACCGGCAAAACTGACCTACAAAACGAGCATGGGCGAGGCATTCTTCGACCATGAATTCCATCTGGGGATGTTCAAGTGCGCCGACTGCCACACCAAGATTTTCAAATACAAAAAAGGCGCCTCATCCGCCACCATGGCCCAGATGGAAGCCGGATCCTCATGCGGCACATGCCACAACGGCAATGATGCCTTCAGCGTGAAGGATGACTGCATCAAGTGCCATAACATGTAA
- a CDS encoding DUF512 domain-containing protein encodes MEGLLVDYIQPGSIAEELEIEAGDRLVAINGQRLRDIIDFTFYADDEELVLEILKPSGERWEAEIERDGDEPLGLVFAPPHPTQCGNKCVFCFVHQLPRGLRPPLYVKDEDYRLSFLYGNYVTLSNIGRDELDRIIAQRLSPLYISVHATNPVLREKLLGRSEILPILDIMRELAAARIVMHTQVVLCPGLNDEEELARTVQDLADLHPSVQSLAVVPVGLTKHRKGLPVLEPVSADYAGAFIRQWQPEADRFARELGAPFLFLADEFYIKSGIPFPPLESYGDLPQIENGIGMIPLFLDEAAHVLKRARKGKPVTITVVTGESPYSYLTEFLDGLSVRTGAAFRAVAVRNRLFGASVTVTGLVCGGDIVEELKGVELGDAVLVPDVMLKEGEGVFLDNMSVEQLREALGVPVVVVESTPSGIAGALRQVRSM; translated from the coding sequence ATGGAAGGGCTGCTTGTCGATTACATACAGCCGGGAAGCATTGCCGAAGAGCTTGAAATCGAGGCGGGCGACAGGCTGGTGGCCATAAATGGCCAACGGCTGCGCGACATTATAGATTTTACTTTTTATGCTGATGACGAGGAGCTCGTCCTGGAGATCCTAAAGCCTTCCGGGGAACGTTGGGAGGCTGAGATTGAGCGTGACGGTGATGAACCCCTGGGGCTTGTTTTTGCCCCACCTCATCCAACGCAGTGCGGTAATAAGTGTGTCTTCTGCTTTGTCCATCAACTACCCAGGGGATTGCGCCCACCTCTCTACGTAAAGGATGAGGACTACCGGCTTTCGTTTCTCTATGGAAATTACGTTACTCTCTCCAACATTGGCCGCGATGAACTGGACCGTATAATCGCCCAGCGGCTTTCGCCACTCTACATTTCAGTGCATGCGACAAATCCTGTGTTGCGGGAAAAACTCCTGGGCCGTTCGGAGATTCTCCCGATACTTGACATTATGCGGGAACTTGCTGCAGCTCGCATTGTCATGCACACGCAGGTCGTACTCTGTCCAGGGCTCAATGACGAAGAGGAGCTTGCAAGGACAGTGCAAGACCTTGCGGATCTTCATCCTTCAGTTCAGTCACTTGCCGTGGTACCAGTCGGATTGACAAAACACCGTAAAGGACTGCCGGTGCTGGAACCGGTCTCGGCGGACTATGCCGGGGCCTTTATTCGCCAATGGCAGCCAGAGGCTGATCGCTTTGCCCGGGAACTGGGTGCTCCGTTTCTTTTCCTGGCAGACGAGTTTTACATCAAATCCGGGATTCCATTCCCGCCTCTCGAATCCTACGGTGATCTTCCACAGATCGAGAACGGAATCGGCATGATCCCGCTTTTCCTGGACGAGGCTGCCCATGTGCTCAAAAGAGCTCGGAAGGGGAAGCCCGTGACCATAACCGTGGTGACCGGCGAATCGCCCTATAGTTATCTGACGGAGTTCCTTGACGGCCTTTCCGTCCGGACAGGGGCTGCATTCAGAGCCGTCGCGGTCAGGAACCGTCTTTTCGGCGCGTCGGTAACGGTTACCGGGCTTGTTTGCGGCGGGGATATCGTTGAAGAATTGAAGGGCGTGGAGCTGGGGGATGCGGTATTGGTTCCCGATGTGATGCTCAAGGAAGGCGAGGGGGTATTTCTCGACAATATGTCCGTGGAGCAACTGCGGGAGGCTCTCGGCGTGCCGGTTGTGGTCGTGGAGTCGACTCCTTCGGGGATTGCTGGCGCCCTGAGACAGGTGCGTTCCATGTAG
- a CDS encoding branched-chain amino acid ABC transporter permease — MIKLKSFLKHSMVKFILFAVLILFLPMAFKEGYLLNVFVFVGIHTLLAVALNLLLGYAGQISLGHAAFFGLGAYASGILTATYGMNSWLAMAVVAACVGLLAFLIGFPILKLKGHYLAMATLGFGIIVFIVFNEAVELTGGPSGFPGIPNLSVGEFYFDSDFKNYYLIWGITLLTILLSVNLVNSRIGRGLRAIHDSEVAARVMGINVRFLKVQIFALSALISSIAGSLYAHTMTFVSPTSFGFNFSVELLTMVIIGGLGSIYGSFLGAALLTLLPEMLRTFQDYDIIVYGCLLIFMTMFMPGGLVRGIPAIFGRIFMRAGSGNKADA, encoded by the coding sequence ATGATTAAATTGAAATCTTTCCTGAAGCATTCAATGGTGAAGTTCATTCTGTTCGCCGTGCTGATTCTGTTCCTTCCCATGGCGTTCAAGGAAGGGTATCTCCTCAATGTTTTCGTCTTTGTCGGTATCCACACACTTCTTGCCGTTGCCTTGAACCTGCTCCTTGGTTACGCGGGGCAGATATCCCTGGGGCACGCGGCCTTTTTTGGCCTCGGCGCCTATGCTTCGGGAATCCTTACGGCAACCTACGGCATGAATTCCTGGCTTGCCATGGCGGTAGTGGCGGCTTGCGTGGGTTTGCTGGCCTTCCTCATCGGGTTTCCGATTTTGAAGCTTAAGGGGCACTATCTGGCTATGGCCACCCTTGGCTTTGGAATCATCGTGTTCATCGTGTTCAACGAAGCGGTTGAACTGACTGGGGGCCCTTCCGGTTTTCCCGGTATTCCGAACCTGTCTGTCGGTGAATTTTACTTTGACAGCGATTTTAAAAACTACTACCTGATCTGGGGGATAACCCTCCTGACGATTCTACTCTCCGTGAATCTGGTTAATTCCCGCATCGGCAGGGGACTGAGGGCAATTCACGATTCCGAGGTGGCTGCGCGGGTCATGGGTATCAACGTGCGGTTTCTCAAGGTGCAGATTTTCGCCCTCTCGGCGCTCATTTCTTCCATTGCCGGAAGTCTTTACGCCCATACCATGACCTTTGTGTCGCCCACTTCTTTCGGATTCAATTTCTCAGTTGAGCTGTTGACCATGGTGATCATCGGCGGGCTTGGGAGCATCTACGGTTCTTTCCTCGGTGCAGCGCTCCTGACGTTGCTGCCTGAGATGCTTCGCACGTTCCAGGATTACGACATCATCGTCTACGGCTGTCTGCTTATCTTTATGACCATGTTCATGCCCGGCGGCCTAGTCCGCGGGATTCCCGCTATCTTCGGACGGATATTCATGCGGGCTGGATCGGGGAACAAAGCCGATGCTTGA
- the hfq gene encoding RNA chaperone Hfq, with the protein MAKAPFNIQDQYLNQSRKERIKVAVRLMSGEKLEGYIKSFDNFSVLMEIQGDMLIYKHSISTITSVDGNFKLHQ; encoded by the coding sequence ATGGCGAAGGCACCGTTCAATATCCAGGATCAATACCTCAACCAGTCACGTAAAGAGCGGATAAAGGTAGCCGTCCGGCTCATGTCGGGCGAAAAGCTTGAAGGGTATATCAAGTCATTCGACAACTTCTCGGTACTCATGGAAATTCAAGGAGATATGCTGATTTACAAGCATTCGATTTCAACTATAACTTCCGTTGATGGTAATTTTAAACTTCACCAGTAG
- the mutL gene encoding DNA mismatch repair endonuclease MutL, giving the protein MSTRIRILSENLTNKIAAGEVVERPASVVKELVENSLDAGCRDILVEIEAGGRRLIRVTDDGGGMSREDALLSMERHATSKIASDDDLFALSTLGFRGEALPSIASVSRFTLASRRQGSIEGTEIYAEGGRIKEVKACGMAEGTAITVRNLFFNTPARLKFMKSAETEAGHVGDLLTRLAFSRPDVRFTYINDGKTVFRVLNGTLEERVAALLGRSIAGALYPLDASVEGVTVRGLVARPDVSRSAAGHLYTFINGRFIRDRVVQHAILQAYRNFLERGRYPIVVIFIEVPAGEVDVNVHPTKHEVRFRQQGVVHDVIQGVIEEALRPTPWLRQSPLSQNFSQVPQRREPAAGAERVAEVRELLVNYRPATAPSRSYFQPPPASSTPSPQPVTETAAATAPGGYFSRLAIIGQFQASYILCQDGSDLIIIDQHAAHERVAFERLKSQFAAGGVEGQGLLFPDTLELSHREAAELREHLEELGRMGFDLDEFGGTTWVVKGVPRLLADKDYIRMLRDTLEEFQAVGANRTVADAVEDILARIACHSVVRGEHPLTNGQIEALFAQMDATDFSSNCPHGRPVLQRLTLAEVERMFKR; this is encoded by the coding sequence GTGTCAACACGCATTAGAATCCTTTCGGAGAATCTCACCAACAAGATTGCCGCCGGCGAGGTGGTGGAGCGCCCCGCGTCGGTGGTGAAGGAACTGGTTGAGAACTCCCTCGATGCCGGTTGCCGCGATATCCTGGTTGAGATAGAGGCAGGGGGGCGGCGGCTCATCCGGGTGACCGATGACGGCGGCGGAATGTCCAGGGAGGATGCGCTTCTGTCCATGGAGCGCCATGCCACCAGCAAGATCGCTTCAGATGATGATCTCTTTGCGCTCAGCACCCTTGGCTTCAGGGGGGAGGCCCTCCCTTCCATTGCTTCGGTTTCCAGGTTCACCCTTGCCTCCCGCAGGCAGGGATCAATTGAAGGGACCGAAATCTATGCCGAGGGAGGGCGGATAAAGGAAGTAAAGGCGTGCGGCATGGCCGAAGGGACGGCCATTACCGTGCGTAACCTCTTTTTCAACACTCCCGCCCGGCTCAAATTCATGAAGAGCGCCGAAACCGAGGCTGGCCATGTGGGGGATCTTCTAACCCGCCTTGCTTTTTCCCGCCCCGATGTCCGATTTACCTACATAAACGACGGCAAAACCGTCTTCCGCGTTTTGAACGGTACCCTTGAAGAGCGGGTGGCTGCATTGCTGGGGCGTTCCATAGCAGGTGCCCTGTATCCCCTGGATGCGTCCGTGGAGGGAGTGACTGTCAGGGGACTCGTGGCACGGCCCGACGTGAGCCGCTCCGCTGCCGGTCATCTGTACACCTTCATCAATGGCCGTTTCATCCGCGATCGGGTGGTGCAGCACGCAATACTTCAGGCTTATCGCAATTTCCTGGAGCGTGGGCGTTATCCGATAGTGGTTATCTTTATCGAAGTTCCGGCTGGGGAGGTGGACGTGAACGTCCATCCTACCAAGCACGAGGTACGTTTTCGGCAGCAGGGTGTTGTTCACGATGTTATCCAGGGAGTGATTGAGGAAGCGCTTCGCCCGACCCCCTGGCTGCGCCAGTCCCCGTTGTCACAGAATTTTTCGCAAGTGCCGCAGCGGCGGGAGCCAGCCGCCGGCGCCGAGCGCGTTGCCGAGGTGAGGGAGCTTCTTGTGAACTACCGGCCCGCCACGGCGCCGAGCCGGTCTTATTTTCAGCCGCCACCGGCATCTTCAACCCCTTCGCCCCAACCTGTTACGGAAACGGCGGCAGCAACGGCACCCGGCGGATATTTCTCGCGGCTGGCTATCATCGGCCAGTTTCAGGCTTCCTACATCCTTTGCCAGGATGGAAGCGATCTGATTATCATCGATCAGCATGCGGCCCACGAGCGGGTTGCGTTTGAGCGCCTAAAATCGCAGTTCGCGGCCGGAGGTGTCGAGGGGCAGGGCCTTCTTTTCCCAGATACCCTTGAACTTTCGCACCGTGAAGCTGCCGAACTGCGGGAGCACCTTGAAGAACTGGGCCGTATGGGGTTCGATCTCGACGAGTTCGGCGGCACCACCTGGGTCGTCAAGGGAGTGCCGCGGCTTCTGGCCGATAAGGATTACATCCGGATGCTGAGAGATACCCTGGAGGAATTCCAGGCGGTTGGAGCGAATCGTACCGTTGCCGATGCTGTGGAAGATATCCTGGCCCGCATTGCCTGCCATAGCGTGGTACGGGGCGAGCACCCGCTCACAAACGGGCAGATCGAGGCACTCTTTGCCCAGATGGATGCCACCGACTTTTCTTCGAACTGTCCCCATGGCCGCCCCGTTCTTCAGCGTCTGACCCTGGCGGAAGTTGAGCGGATGTTCAAGCGGTGA
- a CDS encoding ABC transporter ATP-binding protein, whose product MLEVQGITQRFGGVTALEDVSFRVSEGAITGIIGPNGAGKTTLFNIVTGIYIPTSGMVHLQGKNVTRFAPERLASLGMVRTFQNIELFSKMTVLENVMVGLHTKGKSGIIASSLRLPWQMAEERRLRERALHWLEFTGISDLADTEAGNLPFGKGRLLETARAMALEPKVILMDEPAAGLNSRETLDLARLIHKIRESGVTVALVEHDMELVMDICDSIVVLNLGRKLAEGTPREIQENPEVISAYLGEG is encoded by the coding sequence ATGCTTGAGGTTCAGGGAATTACGCAACGATTCGGCGGGGTCACTGCCCTGGAGGATGTTTCCTTCCGGGTTTCAGAGGGGGCCATAACCGGTATCATCGGACCCAACGGCGCCGGGAAAACGACTCTTTTCAATATTGTTACCGGTATTTACATACCGACAAGCGGCATGGTGCATCTTCAGGGGAAGAACGTGACACGGTTCGCGCCGGAGCGCCTCGCCTCCCTCGGCATGGTCCGGACCTTCCAGAATATCGAACTCTTCAGCAAGATGACCGTGCTGGAGAATGTTATGGTGGGCCTCCATACCAAGGGTAAAAGTGGCATAATCGCGTCATCTCTGAGGCTTCCATGGCAGATGGCGGAAGAGCGGAGGCTGCGTGAGCGGGCTTTGCACTGGCTGGAGTTCACGGGGATATCCGATCTGGCCGATACCGAGGCGGGGAACCTTCCGTTTGGCAAGGGGCGCCTCCTGGAGACAGCCCGGGCCATGGCGCTGGAGCCGAAGGTAATCCTCATGGATGAGCCGGCCGCGGGTCTCAACAGCCGTGAGACCCTGGACCTGGCGCGACTCATTCATAAAATACGGGAGTCCGGTGTAACCGTCGCCCTGGTGGAGCATGACATGGAGCTCGTAATGGACATCTGCGACTCCATCGTAGTCCTCAACCTGGGACGCAAGCTCGCCGAAGGGACTCCGCGTGAAATTCAGGAGAATCCGGAAGTGATCTCAGCCTATCTCGGGGAAGGGTAG
- a CDS encoding phenylacetate--CoA ligase family protein, with translation MKIWDPTYECMAREDLRQLQLERLQATINRVYKNVTCYRNKFNELGIVPEDIQSLDDLQKLPFTTKEDLRLNYPYGMFAVPLREVVRIHSSSGTTGKPTVVGYTRNDIKVWSNLVARFITSAGVTSDDVVQIAFTYGLFTGAFGLHYGAETVGASVIPMGAGNTEKQIMLMQDYKSTVLVSTPSYAITIADRMEKMGIDPKTLSLRIGLFGSEPWSEAMRREIESRLFINATDNYGLSEVIGAGVAGECECKCGMHLFEDAFIPEIIDPESGEVLPPGSVGELVLTTLTKEAFPMIRYRTRDITSLDYSPCACGRTSVRMKKTMGRSDDMLIIKGVNVFPSQIEDVLFAIEGCEPHYQIIVDRKGALDTLEIQIEVTENIFFDEMKRQRAFLEMIEKRIDSVLGVGATVKLVEPNSITRHEGKAKRVIDNRRF, from the coding sequence ATGAAGATATGGGATCCAACTTACGAATGCATGGCGCGGGAGGACCTCAGGCAGCTTCAGCTTGAGCGCTTGCAGGCAACCATCAATCGCGTCTATAAAAATGTTACCTGTTACCGGAACAAGTTCAATGAGCTCGGCATTGTCCCCGAGGACATCCAGTCCCTTGATGACCTCCAAAAGCTTCCGTTTACCACGAAGGAAGACCTGCGTCTGAACTATCCCTATGGAATGTTTGCCGTTCCTCTCCGGGAAGTCGTTCGGATTCACTCATCCTCCGGCACGACCGGCAAGCCGACGGTTGTCGGCTACACCAGGAACGACATCAAGGTCTGGTCGAACCTTGTGGCGCGATTCATAACCTCGGCCGGAGTCACCAGCGACGACGTTGTGCAGATCGCTTTCACCTACGGCCTCTTCACGGGAGCTTTCGGGCTGCATTACGGTGCTGAAACCGTAGGGGCATCGGTCATCCCAATGGGGGCAGGCAATACTGAAAAGCAGATCATGTTGATGCAGGATTACAAATCCACGGTGCTGGTTTCCACCCCGAGCTACGCCATCACCATCGCCGACCGGATGGAGAAGATGGGGATCGATCCCAAGACGCTCTCGCTCAGAATAGGACTCTTCGGTTCCGAGCCATGGTCCGAGGCGATGCGCAGAGAGATTGAGAGCAGACTTTTCATTAATGCCACCGACAACTACGGCCTCTCGGAAGTCATCGGGGCCGGCGTGGCCGGCGAATGTGAATGCAAGTGCGGAATGCACCTCTTCGAAGATGCCTTCATCCCCGAGATTATCGATCCCGAATCCGGAGAGGTGCTCCCGCCCGGGAGCGTCGGCGAGCTTGTGCTGACGACCCTCACCAAAGAGGCCTTCCCCATGATCCGCTACCGGACGCGCGACATCACGAGCCTCGATTACTCTCCCTGTGCCTGCGGCAGAACATCAGTTCGCATGAAGAAGACCATGGGGCGCAGCGACGACATGCTGATCATCAAAGGGGTGAATGTTTTTCCCTCGCAGATCGAGGACGTACTCTTTGCCATCGAGGGGTGCGAGCCCCACTACCAGATCATCGTTGACCGCAAAGGGGCCTTGGATACCCTTGAGATCCAGATCGAGGTTACCGAGAACATCTTCTTCGATGAAATGAAGCGGCAGCGGGCGTTCCTGGAGATGATAGAAAAACGGATTGATTCGGTACTCGGCGTCGGAGCTACCGTGAAACTCGTGGAGCCCAACAGCATCACTCGCCATGAAGGAAAGGCGAAGCGGGTTATCGATAATCGCCGATTCTGA
- the miaA gene encoding tRNA (adenosine(37)-N6)-dimethylallyltransferase MiaA: MKDGGIRLVIVQGPTASGKSALAMQLAERLDGEIVNADSMQVYRGMDIGTAKPTPQERARVPHHLYDLVTPDVNFTAADFRDHASRVIEEIHRRKKRIILVGGTGLYIRILTRGLADSPGGNQDIREDLEARADREGLAALHRRLADVDPVSAARLHPNDRVRVVRALEVFFMTGRPLSAFQDEHRFADELYRCLKIGINMERELLYRRVEERVDKMMAEGLVAEVAGLLAAGYTADLKAMSSIGYKEICAHLAGEYSLDEAVRLIKRSTRQYAKRQMTWCRRDSEIIWVEYPVKFDSILNTVMEFYH, translated from the coding sequence ATGAAAGACGGTGGAATACGACTTGTCATCGTTCAGGGGCCAACGGCCTCGGGGAAGTCGGCGCTGGCAATGCAGCTTGCCGAGCGTCTGGACGGTGAGATTGTAAACGCCGATTCCATGCAGGTTTATCGCGGCATGGACATCGGTACTGCAAAGCCCACGCCCCAAGAGCGTGCGCGAGTTCCGCACCATCTATACGATCTGGTAACTCCCGACGTTAATTTCACAGCTGCCGACTTCCGCGACCACGCTTCCAGGGTGATAGAAGAAATTCACCGGAGGAAGAAGCGCATAATCCTTGTGGGGGGGACTGGCCTTTATATCCGGATACTTACCCGAGGACTTGCGGATTCGCCCGGAGGTAACCAGGATATCCGCGAAGATCTGGAAGCCCGGGCCGACAGGGAAGGTCTCGCTGCACTTCACCGGCGCCTTGCTGATGTTGATCCTGTTTCCGCAGCCCGGCTTCACCCCAATGACCGGGTAAGAGTTGTGCGGGCGCTGGAGGTTTTCTTCATGACGGGTCGCCCTCTCTCTGCATTTCAGGATGAGCACCGTTTTGCCGATGAGCTCTACCGCTGCCTCAAGATCGGTATTAATATGGAGCGGGAGCTTCTTTACCGTCGGGTCGAGGAACGGGTGGACAAAATGATGGCTGAAGGGCTCGTCGCTGAAGTTGCGGGACTGTTGGCTGCCGGTTATACCGCTGATCTCAAGGCTATGAGTTCAATCGGCTACAAGGAGATATGCGCGCATCTCGCGGGAGAATACTCCCTAGATGAGGCGGTCCGGCTCATCAAGCGCAGCACGCGTCAATATGCCAAGCGGCAGATGACATGGTGTAGACGGGATTCTGAAATTATCTGGGTTGAATATCCCGTGAAGTTTGATAGTATCTTAAACACTGTCATGGAATTTTATCATTAA
- a CDS encoding ABC transporter ATP-binding protein, which yields MLTIKNINTYYGKVHALKNISIHLKKGEIVTLIGANGAGKTTILNSISAVTPPATGQILFDDRDLAGLGPDRIVKLGICQVPEGRQVFKPLSVEDNLELGAYLRYQGREGRGNIRKDLDDMYALFPRLHERRKQAAGTLSGGEQQMLAMGRALMARPKLLLLDEPSMGLAPLVVQEIFRVITQLRNERGTTVLLVEQNAKAALKMADRGYVLETGKVVLEGIASDLLENNDVQRAYLGKDKKEIWER from the coding sequence ATGCTGACCATCAAGAACATCAACACCTACTACGGCAAGGTCCACGCCCTAAAGAACATCTCCATCCACCTGAAAAAGGGGGAGATCGTCACCCTTATTGGCGCCAACGGCGCAGGGAAGACCACCATACTCAACTCCATATCCGCCGTCACGCCGCCGGCCACGGGCCAGATCCTTTTCGATGACCGGGATCTTGCGGGCCTCGGGCCGGACCGGATCGTCAAGCTCGGCATCTGCCAGGTACCTGAAGGGAGACAGGTATTCAAGCCTCTTTCCGTGGAGGACAACCTGGAACTGGGGGCCTATCTCCGCTATCAGGGGAGGGAAGGGCGCGGCAACATCCGCAAGGATCTGGACGATATGTATGCCCTTTTCCCCCGTCTCCACGAGCGCCGCAAACAGGCTGCCGGCACCCTCTCGGGCGGCGAGCAGCAGATGCTCGCCATGGGAAGGGCGCTTATGGCGCGCCCCAAGCTCCTCTTGCTTGATGAGCCTTCCATGGGGCTTGCTCCCCTGGTGGTGCAGGAGATATTCCGGGTTATCACGCAACTTCGGAACGAGCGCGGGACCACCGTTCTGCTGGTTGAGCAGAATGCCAAGGCGGCCTTGAAGATGGCTGACCGGGGATATGTGCTTGAGACAGGTAAAGTAGTACTTGAGGGAATAGCTTCCGACCTTCTGGAAAACAATGATGTTCAGAGGGCCTACCTCGGAAAAGATAAAAAGGAAATCTGGGAAAGATAG